From a region of the uncultured Draconibacterium sp. genome:
- a CDS encoding DUF4998 domain-containing protein — translation MKNIKLKYLYRNKGYSLTAVIIILSLFIFSCEDQNYLHEKYLEEGETIYIGKVDSMIAFPGNYRIKFKWLVSKDPRTTTTVIYWGDREKSVEVPLNPVADSTGRLWEETIIGNMQENDYVFEFEMQDEQGNISMSREITASVLGDLYTENIRKRGVAEISKLETSDMEIQWNKVNNKELIYSVVEYEQDGNIVKQQIPNDDNTSYISGLSTGDTINIYSCYLPENGLDTFATAKVSYVMPKFQREIDKANFTTSDKPGDNTSVNNGRPLSAIFDGGLRNNGADGTILHTVDYTNASGDGIEFRFPNKFTIDMGKLATLYQFKIWPRTDNSPFTGHSPRFIEVWGVDELKSHDDFTSETEYNTYYTTTYVEQKDPLNYLSKDDEVYSDIVNNTNSKAENFVEAAPEAGIYNWQEDWHKLGDFEIIKPSGFKYGTKSSADEDAWNEGFTFDLNEVGEKVRYIRILVKFPNWQNTNCINIGEISLYGDDL, via the coding sequence ATGAAAAATATAAAATTGAAATATTTATATAGAAATAAAGGATATTCTCTGACAGCAGTTATAATTATTTTGTCCTTGTTTATTTTTTCTTGCGAGGACCAGAATTATTTGCACGAAAAATACCTGGAAGAAGGCGAAACGATATACATAGGTAAAGTGGATTCAATGATCGCTTTTCCGGGTAATTATCGAATTAAGTTCAAATGGCTTGTAAGTAAAGATCCCCGGACAACTACAACAGTAATTTACTGGGGAGATCGCGAAAAAAGCGTAGAAGTGCCTTTGAATCCGGTAGCTGATTCTACTGGTCGTCTCTGGGAAGAAACAATAATCGGGAACATGCAAGAAAACGATTATGTATTTGAGTTTGAGATGCAGGATGAGCAAGGCAATATTTCAATGTCGAGAGAGATTACCGCTTCTGTTTTAGGAGACCTCTATACTGAAAACATTCGTAAAAGAGGCGTTGCAGAGATTTCAAAACTCGAAACTTCTGATATGGAAATTCAATGGAATAAAGTAAACAATAAAGAATTGATTTATTCTGTTGTGGAGTATGAGCAAGACGGGAATATCGTTAAACAACAGATTCCAAACGATGATAACACATCGTATATAAGTGGATTATCAACCGGCGATACAATTAACATCTATTCTTGTTACTTGCCTGAAAATGGACTCGACACATTTGCAACCGCAAAAGTTAGCTATGTTATGCCTAAGTTTCAGCGCGAAATTGATAAGGCGAATTTTACTACAAGTGATAAACCGGGTGATAATACATCTGTAAATAACGGAAGACCTCTCTCTGCCATTTTCGATGGAGGGCTTCGCAATAACGGAGCAGATGGAACCATCTTGCATACCGTTGATTATACCAATGCATCTGGAGACGGAATTGAGTTTAGGTTCCCAAATAAGTTTACAATTGATATGGGAAAATTGGCCACATTGTACCAGTTTAAAATTTGGCCACGAACTGATAATAGTCCTTTTACGGGACATAGTCCACGTTTTATTGAGGTGTGGGGAGTTGATGAATTAAAATCTCATGATGATTTTACATCAGAAACCGAATATAATACATATTATACCACAACTTATGTTGAGCAAAAAGATCCGCTTAATTATCTCAGTAAAGACGATGAAGTTTACTCTGATATCGTAAATAACACCAACAGCAAAGCCGAAAACTTTGTTGAAGCAGCACCGGAAGCAGGTATTTACAATTGGCAGGAAGACTGGCATAAACTTGGCGACTTTGAGATTATAAAACCATCCGGATTCAAATATGGAACCAAAAGCTCGGCAGACGAGGATGCCTGGAACGAAGGGTTTACCTTCGATCTAAATGAAGTGGGAGAAAAAGTACGTTACATTCGTATTCTGGTAAAATTCCCGAACTGGCAAAATACAAACTGTATAAATATTGGAGAAATCTCTCTGTATGGAGACGATTTGTAG
- a CDS encoding DUF5000 domain-containing lipoprotein, giving the protein MNKAYFNNIKNVGIAVFLLCLIVIGTNSCDEASVGQVPVDDIAPSGLSNVVITPQYGGALVSYDLPKEEDISYVRCEYVNDGKENSINSSVYNSSLRIEGLSDTTELQVSLYVVDHSENISESYEASFIPLPSPMKAVLESFVVTPTYGGARITWENPAEVLVGISFLAANDQGDLELQDIYYTSAAHGTKSLHGFTTDKRLFALSLVDKYENKSDTVKVEISPLFEAEFDKEIFADGHLNGDNVSTRSNRPVSNLWDGTTDVIWHTDPSAGYSVPQFFTVDLGVTGNISRLVLWERYDYAYSQHNLKIFDIYGTDELTHEIGDEYYADIDQWKQDWKLLSECEVVKPSGSRVGTNTEEDLAASRAGFNFDFNEDATNIRYLRFVVKETWAKTTSMHAAEISVFGDARGTAIE; this is encoded by the coding sequence ATGAATAAAGCATATTTTAATAATATAAAGAATGTGGGCATCGCAGTTTTCTTGTTGTGCCTCATTGTAATCGGCACTAACTCGTGCGATGAAGCCTCAGTGGGGCAGGTTCCTGTAGATGATATCGCGCCATCCGGTCTTTCGAATGTTGTGATAACCCCACAATACGGAGGTGCCCTTGTTTCCTATGATTTACCTAAAGAAGAAGACATCTCTTACGTTCGTTGCGAATATGTAAATGATGGCAAAGAAAATTCTATTAATTCTTCGGTATACAATTCGAGCCTGAGAATTGAAGGCTTAAGCGATACTACAGAGTTGCAAGTGTCGCTGTATGTGGTTGATCACAGCGAGAACATATCAGAATCTTACGAGGCTAGTTTTATACCACTGCCTTCGCCAATGAAAGCAGTTCTGGAATCGTTTGTAGTAACTCCTACCTATGGTGGAGCCAGAATAACCTGGGAAAACCCGGCAGAAGTTCTTGTGGGAATCTCTTTCCTGGCTGCAAACGACCAAGGCGACCTGGAATTACAGGATATTTATTACACATCAGCTGCGCACGGAACTAAAAGTTTACACGGTTTTACTACCGATAAACGTTTATTCGCTTTAAGCCTGGTCGATAAATATGAGAATAAATCAGATACCGTGAAGGTTGAAATTTCTCCTTTGTTTGAAGCGGAATTCGATAAAGAAATTTTCGCAGATGGCCATCTGAATGGAGACAATGTATCGACAAGGAGTAACCGTCCTGTTTCAAATTTATGGGACGGAACCACCGATGTAATCTGGCATACCGATCCTTCGGCAGGTTATTCGGTTCCTCAGTTTTTTACTGTTGATCTCGGTGTCACAGGGAATATTTCCCGGTTAGTTCTGTGGGAACGCTATGATTATGCCTACAGCCAGCACAACTTAAAAATATTTGATATATACGGAACAGATGAGTTAACACATGAGATAGGTGATGAATATTATGCAGATATAGATCAGTGGAAACAAGATTGGAAACTGTTATCAGAATGTGAAGTAGTAAAACCTTCCGGAAGTAGGGTTGGTACAAACACTGAGGAAGACTTGGCTGCTTCCAGAGCTGGTTTCAACTTCGATTTTAACGAGGATGCTACAAATATTCGCTATCTGAGGTTCGTCGTTAAAGAAACATGGGCCAAAACAACATCAATGCACGCTGCCGAAATTTCTGTTTTCGGCGATGCAAGAGGCACTGCTATTGAATAG
- a CDS encoding TonB-dependent receptor, which produces MKKVRPYCSYVKLQSTCLFVLKAFGILSLVLLIHIDVFAGGNWNKRSGYPIRNLISEKTESLQPETVKGRIVDQNGDPLPGANVIIEGTFGGAISDADGYFTIEAEAGDKLVFSFIGMEKQEVKYTGQQNLEVTLQEKMDELDEVTVVAFGKQKKESVISSISTISPKDLKIPASNLTTAFAGRIAGMISYQTTGEPDMDNAQFFIRGVTTFGTGKKDPLILIDGVEMSTGELSRLTPDDIGSFSIMKDANATALYGARGANGVILVTTKEGREGKAKISFRMERAYSQPTEELDFVNPIDFMKLHNEAIVTRGDINLPYSKKKIDYTERGIDPLRYPQVDWDDMLFKRGTFNQRYNLNISGGGKVANYYIAAKYTNDKGILKNDTRQNYDNNINSDKYSLRSNVNVYLSKSTKITVRLNGDFDTYKGPLVSGSDLYKKVLNASPVYFLPYYEPDEANIYTKNILFGNYDTGNYLNPYAEMVKGYKSKDRSNMYAQFEINQDLDFLTEGLSVRGLFNINRYSLLEIRRQYDPFWYNVAETPDPDDYVLINLNPDEGTDYLNYEPGTRELVGTMYVEAAVNYKKVLKEKNSLSGLMVFTMREKHDGISDNLQLSLPYRNMGLAGRFTYGYDNRYFFEANFGYNGSERFDSGHRWGFFPSAGLGWMVSNESFMLPYKETITKLKLKATYGLVGNDQIGSNSDRFFYMSDIDMNNGDRGYTAGYDFGFSRPGISINRYSDPNITWEISRKTNLGAELNLWNELEIQADFFHEYRSNILQRRTDIPTTMGLEVTPSANIGEAASRGCEFSVDYTKSFSSKLWMILRGNFTYATSEYKVFEEPDYKDTPWRSHVGQSVSQRWGYVAERLFIDDEEVANAPTQFDNYMAGDIKYKDINNDGIIDEKDQVPIGFPTTPEINYGFGVSLGYGNFDFSCFFQGSARSSFWIDPNATAPFVKNGVDGFTTTRAMLQVYADSYWSENNRDIYALWPRLSESTINNNNKRNTWFMRDGAFLRLKTAEVGYTLPKNFVEKCRFGNARIYVSGSNLAVFSAFKLWDPEMGGNGLAYPLQRVINLGATIDF; this is translated from the coding sequence ATGAAAAAAGTCAGACCGTATTGTTCTTACGTGAAGTTACAATCAACGTGTTTGTTTGTATTAAAGGCTTTCGGGATTTTGTCCCTTGTCCTTTTAATTCACATTGATGTATTTGCGGGAGGCAACTGGAACAAAAGATCCGGTTATCCCATTCGAAATTTAATTTCGGAAAAAACAGAGAGTCTACAACCCGAAACCGTTAAAGGACGGATTGTAGATCAAAATGGAGACCCTCTTCCGGGGGCAAACGTAATTATTGAAGGTACTTTTGGAGGTGCTATTTCCGACGCTGACGGCTATTTTACCATTGAAGCTGAGGCTGGAGATAAACTCGTTTTTTCATTCATAGGGATGGAAAAACAGGAGGTAAAGTACACCGGACAGCAGAACCTGGAAGTTACATTGCAGGAGAAAATGGATGAGTTAGACGAGGTAACAGTAGTGGCTTTCGGAAAACAAAAGAAAGAGAGTGTAATTTCTTCTATCTCAACCATCTCTCCGAAAGATCTGAAAATTCCCGCCAGTAACCTTACTACTGCTTTTGCGGGACGCATTGCCGGTATGATTTCGTACCAAACAACAGGTGAGCCGGATATGGATAATGCCCAGTTCTTTATCAGGGGAGTAACTACTTTTGGTACAGGTAAAAAAGATCCGCTTATTTTGATTGATGGTGTTGAAATGAGTACAGGAGAACTGTCTCGTTTAACGCCCGATGATATCGGTAGTTTCTCGATTATGAAAGATGCCAACGCTACAGCTCTTTACGGAGCCCGTGGTGCAAATGGAGTAATTTTGGTAACTACCAAAGAAGGGCGCGAAGGAAAGGCTAAGATTTCATTTAGAATGGAAAGAGCCTATTCGCAACCTACGGAAGAGTTGGACTTTGTTAATCCGATAGATTTTATGAAACTCCACAACGAGGCAATTGTAACTCGCGGTGATATAAACTTACCTTATAGCAAGAAGAAGATTGATTATACCGAGAGAGGTATTGATCCCCTGAGGTATCCGCAGGTTGATTGGGATGATATGTTGTTTAAAAGAGGGACATTCAATCAGCGTTATAACCTAAATATTAGTGGTGGAGGAAAAGTGGCCAATTATTACATTGCCGCTAAGTACACAAATGATAAGGGGATATTGAAGAATGACACTCGTCAGAATTACGATAACAATATTAATTCAGATAAATATTCATTACGTTCAAACGTAAATGTATACCTTTCAAAGTCTACAAAAATTACTGTGCGATTAAATGGTGATTTCGACACCTATAAAGGTCCGTTAGTAAGTGGTAGCGATTTGTACAAAAAAGTGCTGAATGCCAGTCCGGTTTATTTTTTACCGTACTACGAACCGGATGAAGCTAATATCTACACCAAGAATATTCTTTTTGGGAATTACGACACCGGAAATTATTTGAATCCATATGCCGAAATGGTTAAAGGGTACAAATCAAAAGACCGCTCAAATATGTATGCTCAGTTTGAGATAAATCAAGATCTTGATTTTTTAACTGAAGGATTGTCGGTTAGAGGTTTATTTAATATAAACAGGTACTCTTTGCTGGAGATACGACGACAATACGATCCGTTTTGGTACAATGTGGCTGAAACACCAGATCCTGATGATTACGTGCTTATTAACCTTAATCCTGATGAAGGAACGGATTATTTGAACTATGAGCCGGGTACACGAGAATTGGTGGGAACTATGTATGTGGAAGCTGCTGTTAATTACAAGAAGGTTTTAAAAGAAAAGAATTCACTTTCAGGGTTAATGGTTTTTACAATGCGTGAAAAGCATGACGGAATATCTGATAACCTTCAACTTTCATTGCCATACCGAAATATGGGGCTTGCCGGACGTTTTACTTATGGTTACGACAATCGCTATTTTTTTGAGGCAAACTTCGGGTACAATGGTTCTGAACGTTTTGACTCAGGTCATCGTTGGGGATTTTTCCCATCTGCCGGTCTAGGATGGATGGTATCAAACGAGAGTTTTATGTTGCCATACAAGGAGACAATCACAAAGCTAAAACTAAAAGCAACATACGGATTGGTGGGTAACGATCAGATTGGTAGCAACAGCGATCGCTTTTTCTACATGTCGGATATTGATATGAACAACGGCGACAGAGGTTATACTGCCGGTTACGATTTTGGTTTCTCGCGTCCGGGAATATCGATTAACCGCTATTCTGATCCGAATATCACCTGGGAAATCAGCCGAAAAACAAACTTGGGTGCCGAGCTAAACCTTTGGAATGAGTTAGAAATTCAGGCAGATTTCTTTCATGAATACCGCAGTAATATTTTGCAACGCCGCACAGATATACCAACAACAATGGGTTTAGAGGTAACACCAAGTGCAAATATTGGCGAAGCTGCCAGCCGCGGCTGCGAGTTTTCGGTTGACTATACCAAATCATTTTCTTCAAAGTTGTGGATGATCCTAAGAGGAAACTTTACTTACGCAACAAGCGAGTACAAGGTGTTTGAGGAACCAGATTATAAAGACACTCCTTGGCGCTCTCACGTTGGTCAAAGTGTATCACAACGATGGGGCTATGTTGCAGAACGCTTGTTTATTGACGATGAAGAAGTGGCAAACGCACCAACGCAATTTGATAATTATATGGCGGGCGATATTAAATACAAGGATATCAACAACGATGGAATAATTGACGAAAAAGACCAGGTGCCAATTGGCTTTCCTACAACTCCTGAAATAAATTATGGATTTGGAGTTTCATTGGGGTATGGCAATTTCGACTTTTCTTGTTTCTTCCAGGGCTCTGCCAGGTCTTCATTTTGGATTGATCCTAATGCAACAGCCCCATTCGTTAAAAACGGTGTGGATGGTTTTACAACAACCCGCGCAATGTTGCAGGTTTATGCCGATAGTTATTGGTCGGAGAACAACAGAGATATTTATGCTTTGTGGCCCCGCTTATCAGAATCAACAATCAATAATAACAACAAAAGGAATACCTGGTTTATGCGCGACGGTGCCTTCTTACGATTGAAAACAGCGGAGGTAGGCTACACACTACCTAAGAATTTTGTCGAGAAATGCAGATTCGGGAATGCCCGTATTTACGTATCGGGTAGTAACCTGGCAGTATTCTCGGCTTTCAAATTATGGGATCCTGAAATGGGTGGAAACGGTTTAGCTTACCCACTTCAGCGTGTTATAAATCTTGGAGCAACTATTGATTTTTAA
- a CDS encoding TonB-dependent receptor: protein MNHIKRIKVLRKTSMFFLLIFFFSFSMLENVNAQDVTNILTVTGEVTETAGQTLPGVTILVKGTIVGTTTNVDGKYTIAEVPENAILVFSFVGMKSQEVVVAGKTTINVQLENETIGLEEVVAIGYGTQKKKDLTGSIVRMEMDGKEQAANTSLVQALQGYSPGLNASGGSSAGDGGSFSIRGRTSLSASDQPLIVLDGIIYNGSINDLNVNDIQSVDILKDASAAAVYGSRSANGVLVVTSKKGSSGKPKFTFNAYYGVQGLSNTDRTNVMDAEQYAVRLVDYYYQQDLYDWYKEGPTSADGRPVRPDVTNRDLVATYLRTEEEQLNYLAGNEVDWVDEVFQTAPIQSYSLSVSGKTDRTNYYLSTSYLDQEGILLNDNYERLSFSGRFESEITDWLTVSFNPTFSHRDYSGVSASAGYALQASPLGNKYDENGDYPVYIAGESYNYHPLGNLLADDSSPRDYFSLVLKGVIEVPWVKGLKYEANYSKTYDFDKTSRYYPTNMANGSKTDGSGYVDNSNQRTWLLNSLFTYNRTFAEKHNINANFLYSRENVSGDGSYLYAYGFANEILGYNALELGENQEVSTSAYEENTLSYMGRINYSFDSRYLITATIRRDGFSGFGGNKKFGNFPSVSVGWVISEESFVDDVDWMDFLKLRLSYGVNGNQGIGRYASQSKMGSTATAFDGATAVGLYASSLGNADLGWEKTASFNMGVDFNFFDNRISGSVDAYQAKTTDVLVQRSIPRTTGNSSVWTNIGGIENNGIEVSLVTENIKTRDFNWKTAFAFSLVRNKITKLYDEVTEDLGNSWFIGEPISTIYGYVNDGVWQEEDLFSGTIMEGYYPGQFKVRDLSDDGEITAEKDRKILGTTDPNYRISMNNILTYKNFTFSFFLNSIRGGNNYYLGGNSGAVVAGGTDSAYRLNRTAIRDYWRPDNAVNDAPGIYYNPKRNPGVYQSKSFVRLQDVSLGYTFHNSLLSDLKISTLKVYVSGKNLYTWTDWSGWDPETGSPMMRSVIGGVNISF, encoded by the coding sequence ATGAATCACATTAAACGTATTAAAGTATTGCGAAAGACATCAATGTTTTTCCTATTAATCTTTTTTTTCTCGTTTTCTATGCTGGAAAATGTTAATGCTCAGGATGTGACAAATATTCTGACAGTAACAGGCGAGGTTACTGAAACAGCCGGACAAACACTTCCGGGGGTTACAATTTTGGTAAAAGGAACAATAGTGGGAACTACAACCAATGTTGATGGTAAGTACACTATAGCAGAAGTGCCGGAGAATGCAATTTTGGTTTTTTCTTTTGTAGGAATGAAAAGCCAGGAAGTAGTAGTTGCAGGAAAAACAACTATTAATGTGCAGCTGGAAAATGAAACCATTGGACTGGAGGAAGTTGTTGCCATTGGTTACGGTACGCAAAAGAAAAAGGACTTAACAGGCTCTATCGTGCGTATGGAAATGGACGGAAAGGAGCAGGCAGCAAACACTAGTTTGGTTCAGGCTTTACAGGGGTATTCTCCCGGATTAAATGCATCTGGCGGTTCAAGCGCCGGAGACGGTGGTTCTTTTTCAATAAGAGGTAGAACCTCATTGTCGGCTAGTGATCAGCCACTTATTGTGTTAGATGGGATTATTTACAACGGGAGTATTAACGATTTAAATGTTAATGATATTCAGTCTGTCGACATTCTGAAAGATGCCAGTGCAGCTGCAGTTTACGGTTCAAGGTCGGCGAATGGTGTTCTTGTTGTAACTTCAAAAAAAGGAAGTTCAGGAAAACCAAAATTTACGTTCAATGCCTACTATGGAGTTCAGGGATTATCAAACACTGATCGTACGAATGTTATGGATGCAGAGCAATATGCAGTTCGTTTGGTGGATTACTACTACCAGCAGGATTTGTACGATTGGTATAAAGAAGGGCCAACCAGTGCCGACGGACGTCCGGTTAGACCTGATGTTACAAATCGTGATTTGGTTGCAACTTACCTGAGAACTGAAGAAGAACAGCTTAACTACTTAGCCGGAAATGAGGTAGATTGGGTTGACGAAGTTTTCCAAACTGCACCGATTCAGTCGTACAGTTTAAGTGTATCAGGAAAAACGGATCGCACCAATTATTACTTGTCAACCTCTTATTTAGATCAAGAAGGAATTTTACTGAACGACAATTACGAACGTTTAAGTTTTAGCGGTCGTTTCGAAAGCGAAATTACAGACTGGTTAACTGTGAGTTTTAACCCTACTTTTTCGCACCGAGACTATTCAGGCGTTAGTGCATCGGCAGGTTATGCTTTGCAGGCAAGCCCGCTGGGAAATAAGTACGATGAAAATGGAGACTATCCGGTATATATCGCCGGAGAATCATACAATTACCATCCGCTCGGAAACTTGTTGGCAGACGATAGTTCGCCGCGAGATTATTTTAGCCTGGTTTTAAAAGGAGTAATAGAAGTTCCTTGGGTGAAAGGATTAAAATATGAGGCGAATTATTCAAAAACCTATGACTTTGATAAAACTTCGCGTTATTACCCAACTAATATGGCTAACGGATCAAAAACCGATGGCTCTGGCTATGTTGACAATTCGAACCAAAGAACATGGTTGTTAAACAGTTTGTTTACCTATAACAGAACTTTTGCTGAGAAACATAATATAAATGCAAACTTTTTATACAGTCGCGAAAATGTTTCGGGTGATGGCTCGTATTTGTATGCGTATGGTTTTGCCAACGAAATTTTGGGATATAATGCCTTGGAACTTGGCGAAAACCAGGAGGTTTCTACTTCTGCTTACGAAGAGAATACGCTCTCGTATATGGGGCGTATAAACTATAGTTTTGATAGCCGTTATTTAATTACGGCAACAATCAGAAGAGATGGTTTCTCCGGTTTTGGAGGTAATAAGAAATTTGGAAACTTCCCGTCGGTCTCAGTCGGATGGGTTATTTCAGAAGAGTCGTTTGTGGATGACGTGGACTGGATGGATTTTCTTAAGCTCCGTTTGTCATATGGTGTAAACGGAAACCAGGGTATTGGCCGGTATGCCAGCCAATCGAAAATGGGAAGTACTGCAACTGCATTTGATGGCGCTACAGCAGTTGGTCTCTATGCATCTTCGCTTGGAAATGCTGATTTAGGTTGGGAAAAAACAGCCTCTTTTAACATGGGAGTTGATTTCAATTTCTTCGACAACAGAATTTCTGGAAGTGTTGATGCTTATCAAGCCAAAACAACTGATGTATTAGTGCAGAGATCTATTCCGAGAACCACCGGTAACTCTAGTGTTTGGACCAATATTGGCGGAATCGAGAACAATGGTATCGAAGTGAGTCTGGTTACTGAAAACATAAAAACCCGTGATTTTAATTGGAAAACTGCTTTTGCATTCTCCCTGGTTCGAAATAAAATTACCAAACTCTATGACGAGGTAACCGAAGACTTGGGAAACAGTTGGTTTATAGGAGAACCTATCAGTACAATTTACGGCTATGTAAACGATGGTGTATGGCAGGAAGAAGATTTGTTTAGCGGGACTATTATGGAAGGCTATTACCCGGGACAATTTAAAGTTCGCGATTTAAGTGATGATGGAGAAATTACTGCCGAGAAAGACCGAAAAATACTTGGCACAACTGATCCGAACTATCGCATTAGTATGAACAACATTTTGACCTATAAAAATTTCACATTTAGCTTCTTCTTAAACTCGATAAGGGGAGGTAACAACTATTATCTGGGAGGTAATTCCGGAGCTGTTGTTGCAGGAGGGACTGATTCTGCCTACCGTTTAAACCGAACAGCTATTCGCGATTACTGGAGACCGGATAATGCAGTTAATGATGCTCCTGGTATTTATTATAATCCGAAAAGAAATCCTGGCGTATATCAAAGCAAAAGTTTTGTGCGCCTGCAAGATGTGTCTTTAGGATATACATTCCATAATAGCTTGCTTTCAGATTTAAAAATTAGCACCCTGAAGGTTTATGTAAGTGGGAAAAACCTTTATACCTGGACAGACTGGTCGGGCTGGGATCCTGAAACTGGAAGCCCAATGATGAGAAGTGTTATTGGTGGTGTAAATATTAGTTTTTAA
- a CDS encoding RagB/SusD family nutrient uptake outer membrane protein: MKNLKKYFKAIVLIIGTSIAFTNCSDFLDVVPDGTATMETVFSNRANSEKFFYTCYNGLPNFADAGNYPGNIGGDDYWWDEDITLFKNSNGGYIARGFQNSSSPYQNYWDGERGGKNLWTSIRNCNIFINNIDNVPDLQEWERNTWKAEVKVLKAYYHLFLMQLYGPIPIVEESLEVSADPDQVKVYRQPVDSVVSFITRTIDDAIEYLPLQVNDLSQEAGRMTIPIALTIKAKALVWAASPLFNGSFSYYDGFVDSRGITLIGGDGSSSDIQARWEKAAVAIKNAIDTCELAGHDLFRFDPGFQKMSDTTALKYTLRGVASERVNLNPEIIWPCMKSNNDFQNRCTPMFYDYDNGGGSLAEICATMKMAELFYTSNGLPIEQDPNWNYNDRFDTREDTGSFHKYYVEQEGVTANLNYYREPRFYANLGFDRGIYELINNDEENPFIIHNKSGEAHGFIYEKAHISTGYFVKKQVSYRIPTQSPSPSPYRFSIPVYRMADLYLLYAEALNESHSTPTEEVYEMVDRIRARAGLKGVRETWQMAEAEFRNDPNTKEGMRKIIKRERLIELAFEGQRTFDLRRWTDAMDIMNEPVRGWDYQGTTNEDYYQRTVYLTSRGFSYRNYLWPIKNSTLTVNSNLVQNPGW, encoded by the coding sequence ATGAAGAATTTAAAAAAATATTTTAAAGCAATAGTCTTAATTATCGGAACTAGTATCGCTTTTACTAATTGTTCTGATTTTTTGGATGTAGTTCCTGATGGTACTGCAACAATGGAAACAGTTTTCTCGAATAGAGCAAACTCTGAAAAGTTCTTTTATACTTGTTATAATGGCTTACCTAATTTTGCCGATGCTGGAAATTATCCAGGAAATATTGGAGGAGATGATTATTGGTGGGATGAAGATATAACCCTGTTTAAAAATTCGAATGGCGGGTATATTGCCCGAGGTTTTCAAAACAGTTCTTCGCCTTATCAAAACTATTGGGATGGCGAACGTGGCGGTAAAAACCTTTGGACAAGCATTCGTAATTGTAACATTTTTATCAATAACATCGATAACGTGCCCGATTTACAGGAATGGGAAAGAAACACCTGGAAAGCAGAAGTAAAAGTATTAAAGGCCTATTATCATTTGTTTTTAATGCAACTCTATGGTCCAATTCCAATTGTTGAAGAGAGTCTTGAAGTAAGTGCCGATCCCGATCAGGTAAAAGTATATCGTCAACCGGTTGACAGTGTTGTTAGCTTTATAACCCGAACAATTGATGATGCAATAGAATATTTGCCATTGCAGGTTAATGATTTAAGTCAGGAAGCAGGGCGGATGACAATTCCGATCGCTTTAACCATTAAAGCAAAAGCTTTGGTTTGGGCTGCAAGTCCGCTATTTAACGGATCGTTTAGTTACTATGATGGTTTTGTGGATAGCAGAGGCATTACCTTAATCGGAGGAGATGGCAGTAGTTCCGATATTCAGGCACGATGGGAAAAAGCAGCTGTTGCCATTAAAAATGCAATTGACACCTGCGAACTTGCCGGCCATGATTTATTCCGTTTTGATCCGGGATTTCAAAAAATGTCGGATACCACAGCATTAAAGTATACGCTGAGAGGTGTTGCCAGCGAGCGGGTAAATCTAAATCCTGAAATTATTTGGCCATGTATGAAAAGCAATAACGATTTTCAGAATCGTTGTACTCCAATGTTTTATGATTATGATAATGGAGGAGGTTCACTTGCAGAAATTTGTGCTACAATGAAAATGGCCGAATTATTCTACACAAGTAATGGTTTGCCCATAGAACAAGATCCGAACTGGAATTATAATGACCGTTTTGATACGCGGGAAGATACCGGAAGTTTTCATAAATATTATGTGGAGCAAGAAGGAGTAACCGCTAACCTTAATTATTACCGAGAGCCAAGGTTTTACGCCAATTTAGGTTTCGACAGAGGTATTTATGAACTGATTAATAACGATGAAGAAAATCCTTTTATCATCCACAACAAAAGTGGCGAGGCACATGGTTTTATTTACGAAAAGGCGCATATCTCAACCGGGTATTTTGTTAAAAAACAGGTGAGTTACCGTATTCCAACGCAATCGCCATCTCCAAGTCCTTATCGTTTCTCAATTCCAGTTTATCGTATGGCTGATTTGTATTTGTTGTATGCCGAGGCATTAAACGAATCTCATAGTACGCCAACGGAAGAAGTATATGAAATGGTTGACAGAATCCGCGCGCGTGCAGGATTAAAAGGTGTTCGTGAAACATGGCAAATGGCCGAGGCTGAATTCCGGAATGATCCGAATACAAAAGAAGGAATGCGAAAAATTATAAAACGTGAGCGTCTTATTGAGTTGGCTTTTGAAGGACAACGCACTTTCGATTTACGTCGTTGGACAGATGCTATGGATATAATGAACGAGCCCGTTCGTGGTTGGGACTACCAGGGAACAACTAATGAAGACTATTATCAACGAACTGTCTACCTCACCAGTAGAGGATTCTCTTATCGTAACTACCTCTGGCCGATTAAGAATAGTACGCTTACAGTAAATAGCAATCTTGTTCAAAATCCGGGATGGTAA